Proteins encoded within one genomic window of Prosthecobacter fusiformis:
- a CDS encoding GNAT family N-acetyltransferase: protein MSLPSLVFAEISPESEGEAVASFLSCHTWPFHARSTLTVDLARKIKLGPAAEVRAFWINEHGSPVGIVRIMDLDDSDDGSVMFDLRLAGGSRGRGIGRAAVAWLVVWLFAEYPALFRIEAATRIDNHAMRRVLELNHFVLEGQLRQTWRSEEGIRHDTALYGRLRHDA, encoded by the coding sequence ATGTCCCTACCCTCACTGGTATTTGCGGAGATCAGTCCTGAGAGCGAAGGCGAGGCTGTCGCCAGCTTCCTGTCATGCCACACATGGCCCTTTCACGCGCGCAGCACGCTGACCGTAGACCTTGCGCGAAAGATCAAGCTTGGTCCTGCCGCGGAGGTGCGCGCCTTCTGGATCAACGAGCACGGTTCACCCGTCGGAATCGTGCGCATCATGGATCTCGATGATTCCGACGATGGCAGCGTAATGTTCGATCTCCGACTGGCGGGCGGGAGCAGAGGCCGCGGTATCGGCCGCGCCGCCGTGGCCTGGCTGGTGGTCTGGCTCTTTGCCGAATACCCCGCCCTGTTTCGCATCGAGGCAGCCACGCGCATCGACAACCACGCCATGCGACGCGTCCTTGAGCTCAACCACTTTGTTCTTGAAGGACAGCTCCGCCAGACCTGGCGTAGTGAAGAGGGAATTCGCCATGACACCGCTCTCTATGGGCGCCTTCGCCATGACGCCTGA
- a CDS encoding FAD-dependent oxidoreductase: MNRRTLAFYTCAAAALSLTLAPSRVAADTHEADIVVYGGVPCGIAAAITAAREGVKVILIEPTKHVGGLSTSGINTAESEHMLKWTIGGFADEFYRRLGDHYGSGKPEYYFESSVAEKVYLEMLQEAKVDVRYGASVEAVTKDGTKITAITLTDGTQLTAKVFVDAGYEGDLMARAGVKYAVGRESKAEFGEEAAGIRFDKEPRKARTVDAEGKLLPGISAWAKDLKEGNAHRAPMNYNFRFTVAKDPALQVPIPKPKHYDASRYALLGGWLRNQTAQGKEVKLKDIVDPYKRRNGKFELNNKQSAIFSLGHFGGQFDWPDASYAERARIYEDHMDYTLGLLHYLAHDEAVPPNVQEEMKGLGLHKDEFADNGHLPYQLYVREARRMRGVYVMKQQDVQTDLRKPDSIGMSSHFIDCHHVQRVALNEDEFVNEGRIWRMGYANEIPYRALTPQPTECTNLLVPGAASYTHVAFCTLRLESVWMITGHAAGIASAMAAKENSEVQKVNVPALQEKLRAQNQVVNFIPGLPEKCEHLNGPPEF, from the coding sequence ATGAATCGAAGAACTCTAGCTTTCTACACCTGCGCGGCGGCCGCTCTGTCACTCACCTTGGCTCCATCCAGGGTTGCTGCGGACACTCACGAGGCCGATATCGTCGTCTATGGCGGCGTTCCCTGCGGCATCGCAGCGGCCATCACCGCAGCCCGGGAAGGCGTGAAGGTCATACTCATCGAGCCGACCAAACACGTCGGCGGACTCAGCACCAGCGGCATCAACACGGCCGAGAGCGAGCACATGCTGAAGTGGACCATCGGCGGTTTTGCCGATGAGTTTTATCGCCGACTCGGTGATCACTATGGCAGCGGCAAGCCTGAGTATTACTTCGAATCATCCGTGGCCGAAAAGGTGTATCTCGAAATGCTCCAGGAAGCCAAGGTGGACGTACGCTATGGCGCGAGTGTAGAAGCAGTAACCAAGGATGGAACCAAGATCACCGCCATCACGCTGACCGATGGCACCCAGCTTACGGCTAAGGTCTTTGTAGACGCTGGTTATGAGGGCGATCTCATGGCCCGCGCGGGAGTGAAGTATGCTGTGGGCCGCGAGTCGAAAGCCGAGTTTGGCGAGGAAGCCGCCGGCATCCGTTTCGACAAGGAGCCGCGCAAGGCACGCACCGTGGATGCAGAGGGCAAGCTGCTCCCCGGCATCAGCGCCTGGGCAAAGGACCTCAAAGAAGGCAACGCCCACCGCGCGCCTATGAACTACAACTTCCGCTTCACCGTGGCGAAGGATCCCGCTCTACAGGTACCCATCCCGAAGCCCAAGCATTACGATGCTTCACGTTATGCTCTCTTGGGCGGCTGGCTGCGCAACCAGACAGCCCAGGGGAAGGAGGTCAAGCTGAAGGACATTGTGGATCCCTACAAACGGCGGAACGGTAAGTTTGAGCTGAATAACAAACAGTCCGCCATCTTTTCACTCGGCCATTTCGGCGGTCAGTTTGACTGGCCGGATGCCAGCTACGCCGAGCGCGCACGCATTTATGAGGATCACATGGATTACACCCTGGGCCTGCTGCATTACCTGGCTCATGACGAAGCCGTGCCACCCAATGTGCAGGAGGAAATGAAAGGCCTGGGATTGCACAAGGATGAATTCGCAGACAACGGCCACCTTCCCTATCAACTCTACGTTCGCGAAGCCCGCCGCATGCGCGGTGTCTATGTGATGAAGCAGCAGGATGTGCAGACCGATCTGCGCAAGCCAGACAGCATCGGCATGAGCAGCCACTTCATTGACTGCCATCACGTGCAGCGCGTGGCACTCAATGAGGACGAGTTCGTCAATGAAGGCCGCATCTGGCGCATGGGTTATGCGAACGAAATCCCCTATCGTGCCCTCACGCCTCAGCCCACCGAATGCACCAACCTGCTGGTCCCCGGAGCCGCCAGCTATACTCACGTCGCCTTCTGCACCCTGCGACTGGAAAGCGTCTGGATGATCACCGGCCATGCCGCAGGCATCGCCTCAGCCATGGCCGCAAAGGAGAACAGCGAAGTCCAAAAAGTAAACGTCCCCGCCCTCCAGGAAAAACTCCGCGCCCAAAACCAAGTCGTCAACTTCATCCCCGGCCTCCCCGAAAAGTGCGAACACCTGAACGGCCCCCCCGAATTTTGA
- a CDS encoding DUF1801 domain-containing protein, which yields MKSKNSNSAKDLPAPKAAMKKTTCPIKPATQAPAKKLQKNEQGIVLLSGGNPQIAKADGDAPVQAYIAAMPGWKSDLGKRLDAIITRTVPNVRKAVKWNSPFYGSADQGWFVSFHVLTRYVKVTFFDGTSLDPIPPGGTPKSKEARWLDIYEDDVLDEAQMTSWVKQAASLPGWLP from the coding sequence ATGAAATCCAAAAATTCCAATTCCGCAAAAGACCTCCCCGCCCCCAAGGCGGCAATGAAAAAAACGACGTGCCCCATTAAACCTGCGACCCAAGCCCCGGCAAAAAAGTTGCAGAAAAACGAGCAAGGCATCGTACTCCTTTCCGGCGGCAATCCGCAGATCGCCAAGGCGGATGGTGATGCGCCCGTGCAGGCCTACATCGCCGCCATGCCCGGCTGGAAAAGCGATCTTGGCAAGCGCCTGGATGCCATCATCACCCGCACCGTGCCCAACGTGCGCAAAGCCGTGAAATGGAACTCTCCCTTTTATGGCAGCGCAGATCAGGGCTGGTTCGTGTCCTTCCACGTGCTCACCCGTTACGTCAAAGTCACCTTCTTCGATGGCACCTCACTAGATCCCATTCCGCCCGGCGGCACTCCAAAGAGTAAAGAAGCCCGCTGGCTGGACATCTATGAAGACGATGTGCTTGACGAAGCCCAAATGACATCCTGGGTCAAACAAGCTGCTTCACTTCCTGGTTGGCTGCCCTAA
- a CDS encoding BamA/OMP85 family outer membrane protein, protein MWSDVTRALPDRLRTYPGWWLCVAALLCIAPGISIAQEEASPYTLREGGITVTVSGIEATAWDDLRSMLRDQLTLSGNSNPTEPLADDLAFFTRQEYIREGWPNAEVRWDLKGDVISLEIVSGMQIRVGEIFWKGELILPEEEMRKFLLRPSIEREGSDKANPVWVNKELESGSGLVQRRLRAEGYLQAVTVLTPSPDIHPDGLRDLTLEVTAGPRFTFGSVEFSGAPVELDALMRTRIAQTPGEPFNEARVQQLEGQLTSMAKERGWLNAVTVSDYTLGQLGGTVDVVIVMTAGERVMVARVQPHEGFSRGSKRVLTAGFREAEGKYYQAEDLDIMFKRALDTGMFARLDVDPQLRPGVSPATADLLISGEETQPKTLGFELGFDTFLGAQAGVNYRNTNFRDWGTTLAAELNWSVAGPLGSIKLTDPAIFNSGYAASIQIAVENFSLFEYSRNGTSLNLELSRRVSKGFSYTVFTGVSANTVSTDVLTEAEIGPDTYLLGSIGGSLMLDYRDSPVLPRKGWFLSGRLELTGGDVSFVRTDLRGAWYKPITKKFRFAAGGGLLSIQGASTEELPIDSRVFNGGPNTVRSFAERELGPVTNGNTPLGGTAAIFANAEFSYEIYPNLELALFTDFGSLAGANNGSPFDYSSDFRTAVGAGLRYKLPFGPIRIDYGHNLDAREGEKSGMLHVTVGFAF, encoded by the coding sequence ATGTGGAGTGATGTCACCAGAGCGCTGCCGGACCGTCTGCGGACGTATCCGGGATGGTGGCTATGCGTGGCCGCCCTTCTTTGTATAGCCCCAGGTATATCCATTGCCCAGGAGGAGGCATCACCCTATACCCTACGCGAGGGAGGAATCACCGTTACGGTCTCCGGTATAGAAGCGACGGCCTGGGATGATCTGAGGAGTATGCTCAGGGATCAGCTTACCCTTTCGGGTAACAGTAATCCCACGGAACCCCTGGCCGATGATCTGGCCTTTTTTACCCGGCAGGAATACATCCGGGAAGGCTGGCCAAATGCTGAGGTGCGCTGGGATCTTAAAGGTGATGTCATCTCCCTGGAGATCGTCTCGGGAATGCAGATTCGCGTGGGAGAGATCTTTTGGAAAGGTGAGTTGATCTTGCCTGAAGAAGAAATGCGGAAGTTCCTTCTGCGTCCCAGCATCGAAAGAGAGGGCTCCGATAAGGCGAATCCAGTATGGGTGAACAAGGAGCTCGAAAGCGGCTCCGGGCTGGTCCAGCGCCGTCTGCGTGCGGAGGGTTATTTACAGGCTGTCACGGTCCTGACCCCTTCGCCTGATATTCATCCCGATGGTCTGCGCGACCTGACTTTGGAGGTCACGGCGGGCCCTCGGTTCACCTTTGGCAGCGTCGAGTTTAGCGGTGCCCCGGTCGAACTGGATGCGCTGATGAGAACCCGGATCGCCCAGACTCCGGGAGAGCCTTTTAATGAAGCACGGGTCCAGCAATTGGAGGGACAGCTCACCAGCATGGCCAAGGAACGTGGCTGGCTGAATGCGGTTACGGTCTCAGATTACACACTTGGTCAGTTAGGCGGCACGGTGGATGTGGTGATCGTGATGACGGCGGGGGAGCGTGTGATGGTGGCGCGAGTGCAGCCGCATGAGGGTTTTAGTCGTGGCTCCAAGCGGGTGCTCACCGCTGGCTTTCGGGAGGCGGAGGGGAAGTATTATCAGGCTGAGGACCTGGACATCATGTTCAAGCGTGCCCTGGACACGGGCATGTTTGCCCGGCTGGATGTGGACCCTCAATTGCGGCCGGGGGTGTCCCCAGCCACGGCGGATTTGCTCATTTCGGGGGAGGAGACCCAGCCTAAGACCCTGGGGTTTGAACTCGGCTTCGATACCTTTCTGGGTGCCCAGGCCGGGGTGAACTACCGCAATACAAACTTCCGCGACTGGGGGACGACCCTGGCCGCTGAACTGAACTGGAGTGTTGCGGGGCCCCTCGGTTCCATCAAACTGACGGATCCGGCTATCTTTAACTCGGGGTATGCGGCCTCTATACAGATCGCTGTCGAGAACTTCAGCCTGTTTGAATACTCCCGCAATGGCACGAGCCTGAATCTGGAACTCTCCCGGCGCGTCAGCAAAGGCTTCTCCTATACGGTCTTTACTGGGGTCTCCGCGAATACTGTCTCGACCGATGTGCTTACCGAAGCGGAAATAGGACCAGATACATACCTTCTGGGCAGTATTGGTGGCAGCCTGATGCTGGACTATCGGGACAGTCCGGTATTGCCTCGGAAAGGCTGGTTCCTCAGTGGCCGTTTGGAATTGACGGGTGGTGATGTGAGCTTCGTGCGGACGGATCTGCGCGGGGCCTGGTATAAGCCGATTACGAAGAAGTTTCGCTTTGCGGCGGGGGGCGGATTGCTCAGTATTCAGGGTGCCTCGACCGAGGAACTGCCGATTGATTCGCGAGTCTTCAACGGTGGCCCGAATACGGTTCGTTCCTTTGCTGAGCGTGAACTGGGACCGGTAACCAATGGGAATACCCCCTTGGGCGGCACGGCGGCTATCTTTGCCAATGCAGAGTTCAGTTATGAAATCTATCCTAACCTGGAATTGGCTCTGTTTACCGATTTCGGCAGCCTGGCCGGGGCTAACAATGGCAGCCCGTTTGACTATTCTTCCGACTTCAGAACCGCTGTGGGAGCGGGCCTGAGGTATAAACTTCCCTTTGGCCCCATCCGTATCGACTACGGTCATAACTTGGATGCGCGTGAGGGAGAAAAAAGCGGTATGCTGCACGTGACCGTCGGCTTTGCGTTTTGA
- a CDS encoding ABC transporter ATP-binding protein — MAASPLPDMHQPAQILPEMDRSQPAIVVENLQRSFGSLQAVQGVSFSIAHGQVVGFVGANGAGKTTTMRILATLDYPNEGTVKIGGHNVVHYPAKVRRLLGWMPDSFGTYEHMTVLEYLDFYARALGYKGQERLQRIQEVMDFTDLTPLADRMSNKMSKGQTQRLCLGRALLHDPQILIMDEPAAGLDPKARVELKQLIRILAEEGKTILISSHILSELGEMCDSLLFIDKGRIVHHGNAESMTQGTATETTLVNVQVVGEPGQLVQWALTAPMIEIVEETKRGARLRILSKDESTLAGVLRRMITDGLQVTDYHREERRLEDAFIDMLGQIDKGTFKGETPSHVE; from the coding sequence ATGGCAGCGTCACCCCTCCCTGACATGCACCAGCCCGCGCAAATTCTCCCGGAAATGGACCGCAGCCAGCCCGCTATCGTGGTGGAAAATCTGCAGCGTTCCTTTGGTAGCCTCCAGGCAGTTCAGGGGGTCTCCTTCAGCATCGCTCATGGCCAGGTGGTCGGTTTTGTCGGGGCCAATGGTGCTGGTAAGACCACCACGATGCGCATCCTGGCCACCCTGGATTATCCCAATGAGGGTACGGTCAAAATTGGCGGGCACAATGTCGTGCATTACCCGGCCAAAGTCCGCCGCCTGCTGGGCTGGATGCCAGACAGCTTTGGCACTTATGAGCACATGACCGTGCTGGAATACCTGGACTTTTACGCCCGTGCTCTTGGTTACAAAGGACAGGAGCGCCTGCAGCGCATCCAGGAGGTGATGGATTTTACCGACCTGACGCCTTTGGCTGATCGGATGAGCAACAAGATGTCCAAGGGCCAGACCCAGCGCCTGTGCCTGGGACGTGCTCTTTTGCATGATCCGCAGATCCTCATCATGGATGAACCTGCGGCGGGCCTCGATCCCAAGGCCCGCGTGGAACTGAAGCAACTCATCCGCATCCTGGCGGAGGAGGGAAAAACCATCCTCATCAGCTCCCACATCCTGAGTGAACTGGGGGAAATGTGCGACAGCCTACTCTTCATCGACAAAGGCAGGATCGTCCATCACGGCAACGCGGAATCCATGACCCAGGGCACAGCCACGGAAACGACCCTGGTCAATGTCCAGGTGGTGGGGGAACCCGGCCAACTGGTGCAATGGGCGCTGACGGCACCGATGATCGAGATTGTCGAGGAAACCAAACGCGGTGCGCGGTTGCGGATCTTATCCAAAGATGAATCCACGCTGGCAGGGGTTCTGCGCCGAATGATTACCGATGGATTGCAGGTCACCGATTATCACCGCGAAGAACGCCGCCTTGAAGACGCCTTTATCGACATGCTGGGTCAGATTGACAAAGGCACGTTCAAAGGCGAAACGCCTTCGCATGTGGAGTGA
- a CDS encoding AAA family ATPase has translation MSEPYAIDAELQSATKPIAALRQALNEVLFGQEELIDLVLCGVIARGHVLLEGLPGLGKTELVKGLSKALNLTTRRVQFTPDLLPGDITGNPVLQEVDGRREFVFQPGPIFTNLLLADEINRASPKTQSALLEAMQERRVTVLGHTHTLPDPFFVLATQNPIELEGTYPLPEAQVDRFLFKLEVLRNSAETLAKIVTHRELGVEPQVPAITTREEFAHIQETARRIYLPDIVADYIARIVDATHPGQSKAAEGVRYGASPRAALSLASAAKARALMHGRPNASFEDVQALAPAVLNHRVLLDYAARMDGRSSASIVRAILAEVPVQKLSTPRTLKEAA, from the coding sequence ATGTCTGAACCCTACGCGATTGATGCCGAACTGCAGTCCGCGACGAAACCTATCGCCGCTTTACGACAGGCGCTGAATGAGGTGCTGTTCGGTCAGGAGGAACTGATTGATCTGGTACTCTGTGGAGTCATTGCCCGTGGGCATGTTTTATTAGAAGGTCTGCCCGGCCTGGGTAAAACGGAACTGGTGAAAGGGCTGTCTAAGGCACTAAACCTCACCACTCGTCGCGTGCAGTTCACGCCAGATCTTCTGCCAGGTGACATCACCGGGAACCCGGTGCTGCAAGAAGTGGATGGACGCAGGGAGTTCGTCTTCCAGCCAGGACCTATTTTCACGAACTTGCTGCTCGCGGATGAAATCAACCGTGCCTCACCCAAAACGCAGTCAGCCCTGCTGGAGGCCATGCAAGAAAGGCGAGTAACCGTGCTGGGGCATACCCATACACTGCCGGATCCGTTCTTTGTTCTCGCCACTCAGAATCCTATCGAGCTGGAGGGAACTTACCCGCTGCCTGAGGCCCAGGTGGACCGCTTTCTCTTCAAGCTGGAAGTCCTGCGCAACAGTGCAGAGACCCTGGCGAAAATCGTGACTCATCGTGAGTTAGGCGTGGAGCCGCAGGTGCCCGCCATCACAACCAGGGAAGAATTTGCCCATATTCAGGAAACTGCCCGCCGCATCTATCTTCCGGACATCGTGGCGGATTACATCGCCCGCATCGTGGATGCCACGCATCCTGGGCAGTCCAAGGCTGCTGAAGGAGTGCGTTATGGGGCCAGCCCGCGTGCTGCCTTAAGCCTGGCTTCCGCAGCCAAAGCACGTGCTCTGATGCATGGACGCCCCAATGCGAGTTTTGAGGATGTACAGGCCCTGGCACCTGCCGTGCTGAACCATCGCGTGCTGCTGGATTATGCAGCCCGCATGGATGGCCGCAGCAGTGCCAGCATCGTGCGGGCTATCCTGGCTGAGGTGCCCGTGCAAAAACTTTCAACACCCCGCACCCTGAAGGAGGCTGCATGA
- a CDS encoding AAA family ATPase — protein sequence MNPPILCIIGGCNGAGKTTFSRELLPALGVKRFLNADEIAKGLSPLDPTLVAFKAGRLLLEEVEVLLAARSSFAIESTLSGRTYVSLIRRAKELGYHFILHYLTIHSPAQAIQRVRLRVGLGGHHVPDGDVERRFSRSHRHFIADYLPLADEWHLWNNTQPPSVEIANSLQDSPETARQWFNEIHLMETPPRTILEPTRIALEAHQRATAKMVDFYKRMGIKVTPEMTLAPERKPRTRKAAPVRK from the coding sequence ATGAACCCTCCCATCCTCTGCATCATTGGCGGCTGCAACGGAGCTGGCAAGACCACCTTTTCACGCGAACTCCTGCCTGCCCTCGGGGTAAAGCGTTTCCTCAATGCAGATGAAATTGCCAAAGGGCTTTCACCGCTGGATCCCACTCTGGTGGCTTTCAAGGCAGGGCGCTTGTTGCTGGAGGAAGTGGAGGTTCTTTTAGCTGCCAGATCCAGCTTCGCCATTGAATCCACCCTCAGTGGCCGGACTTACGTTTCACTCATCCGCCGGGCAAAGGAGCTGGGTTACCACTTTATCCTGCACTACCTGACTATTCATTCCCCGGCCCAGGCCATTCAGCGGGTGCGTCTGCGTGTGGGGCTGGGTGGACATCACGTGCCGGATGGGGATGTTGAACGCCGTTTTTCACGCAGTCACCGCCATTTCATCGCAGACTATCTGCCGCTTGCTGATGAATGGCATTTGTGGAACAATACCCAACCTCCATCGGTGGAGATTGCCAATTCATTGCAGGATTCTCCTGAAACTGCCCGTCAATGGTTTAACGAGATTCATCTCATGGAAACTCCCCCACGCACCATCTTGGAGCCGACCCGTATCGCCCTCGAAGCGCATCAGCGCGCAACGGCTAAGATGGTGGACTTCTACAAGCGTATGGGCATCAAGGTCACTCCGGAAATGACCCTGGCTCCTGAGCGCAAGCCTAGGACGCGCAAGGCTGCCCCTGTGAGAAAATAA
- the rlmB gene encoding 23S rRNA (guanosine(2251)-2'-O)-methyltransferase RlmB, whose protein sequence is MPKPAPVARQNRHSSPTTGHVPVYDEDDLSTLLEGKENPLVLILDCIQDPHNLGACLRTADAAGCDCVVMPKDKSAPISDTVIRVSCGGAENIPLVRVTNLARAMDKLKKLGIWIIGTADETTKSIYDMDMKGPTAIVMGAEGDGMRRLTGEHCDFLVRIPMIGRVPCLNVSVATGVSLFEVVRQRQGKK, encoded by the coding sequence ATGCCCAAGCCAGCTCCAGTCGCCCGCCAGAACCGTCACTCCTCACCCACCACCGGGCATGTGCCCGTGTATGATGAGGACGATCTTTCGACGCTGCTGGAGGGAAAGGAAAATCCGCTGGTCCTCATTTTGGACTGTATCCAGGATCCGCATAACCTGGGGGCCTGCCTGCGTACGGCGGACGCAGCCGGCTGTGACTGCGTGGTCATGCCCAAGGATAAATCCGCTCCCATCTCAGATACGGTCATCCGTGTTTCTTGCGGTGGAGCGGAAAACATCCCATTGGTACGCGTGACCAACCTTGCCAGGGCCATGGACAAGCTGAAAAAGCTGGGCATCTGGATCATCGGCACTGCGGATGAAACGACGAAGTCCATCTACGATATGGATATGAAAGGGCCGACCGCCATTGTCATGGGAGCCGAGGGCGACGGCATGCGCCGCCTCACTGGGGAGCACTGCGATTTCCTGGTGCGCATCCCCATGATCGGCCGGGTGCCTTGTCTAAACGTCTCCGTCGCCACCGGTGTCTCCCTCTTTGAGGTAGTGCGCCAGCGTCAAGGGAAGAAGTAG
- a CDS encoding Dabb family protein has translation MQKAIAFFTFAALSLLASCTSCPLGHKTTAQGKVEHVVLIWLKKPGDAKDRAAVVAAAKKFQAEIPQIQHLSVGQPLPSDRPVVDDSFDVGMVIRFANQADLSVYEKHPVHTQAVTDTLKPLAKKLLVYDVVTE, from the coding sequence ATGCAAAAAGCCATCGCCTTCTTTACCTTCGCCGCTTTGAGTCTCCTCGCCTCCTGCACAAGCTGCCCTCTGGGGCATAAAACGACTGCGCAGGGGAAGGTGGAGCATGTCGTCCTCATCTGGCTGAAAAAACCCGGCGATGCGAAGGACCGCGCAGCAGTGGTAGCTGCCGCGAAGAAATTCCAGGCGGAGATTCCCCAGATCCAGCACCTGAGCGTGGGCCAGCCCCTCCCCAGCGACCGTCCCGTGGTGGATGACAGCTTCGATGTGGGCATGGTCATCCGTTTTGCCAACCAAGCGGATCTGAGCGTGTATGAGAAGCATCCTGTGCACACCCAGGCCGTGACGGATACCCTGAAGCCGCTGGCGAAGAAGCTGCTCGTTTATGACGTGGTGACGGAATAA
- a CDS encoding PQQ-binding-like beta-propeller repeat protein → MAQAPAPFDRLTFHAPPKPLAVGAKTSDWPRVLGPTDDASSPESPLLKKWPESGPKAVWEVATGEAYTSPAISGEFCVLFHALDGKETIECLNRETGQRYWSQSYAIEYQDRYGFGNGPRGSPVIANGIVVTLGVTSMLHAFDLKTGAELWKQDLRKEYHVPQDFFGAGSSPLILEGQVIVNVGGKAEAFDGFEDRRDRAEKLATKGVTVAAFDLKAGTVKWKVEDQWGASYASPIPAKLHGQVKILIYAGGESNPAIGGLLCIDPATGTVHDRFAWRDEEYIQATGSSPVAIPEKNRAFITTCYPKNKPLGGVMVEYDESFKAREVWQSKKIGVHWMTPVYHDGHLYAIDGERENNSRLVCVNAETGAEVWGKNIEWEDAAFATAQGRSKPVTLSILRASLLRVDGAFLCLGETGSLHWLNLTPQGCEETARTQLFYALNTWSLPALSHGLLYVHQQAESLDRKSGTRIVCYDLRGE, encoded by the coding sequence ATGGCCCAAGCACCCGCCCCCTTTGACAGGCTGACTTTTCATGCCCCCCCGAAACCTCTGGCAGTGGGAGCCAAGACCAGTGACTGGCCGCGCGTGCTGGGACCAACGGATGACGCATCCTCCCCTGAATCACCGTTACTCAAAAAATGGCCTGAGAGCGGCCCGAAAGCGGTGTGGGAAGTCGCCACTGGCGAAGCTTATACCTCCCCGGCCATCAGCGGAGAATTCTGCGTCCTTTTTCATGCCCTTGATGGCAAAGAAACCATCGAATGCCTGAACCGGGAAACTGGTCAACGTTATTGGAGCCAGTCCTACGCCATTGAATATCAGGACCGATACGGTTTTGGCAATGGCCCCCGTGGTAGCCCGGTCATCGCCAATGGTATCGTGGTGACGCTTGGCGTGACTTCCATGCTCCATGCCTTCGATCTGAAAACTGGCGCGGAGCTTTGGAAGCAGGATCTTCGCAAAGAATACCATGTACCTCAGGACTTCTTTGGCGCAGGCTCTTCCCCGCTGATTCTGGAGGGTCAGGTGATCGTCAATGTCGGCGGGAAAGCGGAGGCTTTTGACGGATTCGAAGACCGCCGTGACCGCGCAGAAAAACTGGCCACCAAAGGGGTGACCGTGGCCGCTTTTGACCTGAAGGCTGGAACCGTGAAATGGAAGGTGGAGGACCAATGGGGGGCCAGCTATGCCTCCCCCATCCCGGCGAAATTGCATGGGCAGGTGAAAATCCTCATCTATGCCGGGGGTGAGAGCAATCCTGCCATCGGCGGGCTGCTCTGCATTGACCCTGCCACCGGCACCGTCCATGACCGCTTCGCCTGGCGGGATGAGGAATACATCCAGGCCACTGGCAGCAGCCCTGTGGCCATCCCGGAAAAAAATCGGGCTTTCATCACTACCTGTTACCCGAAGAATAAGCCGTTAGGCGGCGTGATGGTGGAGTATGACGAAAGCTTCAAAGCCCGGGAAGTCTGGCAGTCGAAAAAAATCGGGGTTCACTGGATGACTCCTGTTTATCACGACGGTCATCTTTATGCCATTGATGGCGAACGTGAAAACAACTCACGCCTCGTCTGCGTCAATGCAGAGACCGGGGCGGAAGTCTGGGGAAAAAACATTGAGTGGGAAGACGCGGCTTTTGCCACCGCCCAGGGCCGTAGCAAACCCGTCACTCTGAGTATCCTGCGCGCCAGCCTGCTGCGTGTGGATGGCGCCTTTCTCTGCCTGGGTGAGACTGGCAGTCTGCATTGGTTGAATCTGACGCCTCAGGGCTGTGAGGAAACCGCACGCACTCAATTGTTCTACGCCTTGAATACCTGGAGCCTGCCAGCCCTGAGTCACGGTCTGCTGTATGTGCATCAGCAGGCCGAGTCCCTGGATCGCAAAAGCGGTACACGCATCGTTTGTTATGATCTGCGGGGTGAATAA